The following is a genomic window from Verrucomicrobiales bacterium.
TGCCGATCGAGTTGTCAAATGTTCCTGAGCAAACGAGTTGGGCGCCGGCAGGGACCGAAATAGGCTCCTTAAGCTTGTAGAGCGACTGCCAGGCGAAATCCCAGCGGGGCACGGAGAGCAGAGTCTCTGACTTGCCATCGGGGTAGATCAGCTCGTATTTGAAGGAAGCTCCACGGACGTGCATGTGGGGGCTCAAGTTGTGGAGGACCGCCGGCTTGCGAAACTTGTAGCTGGCTTTTGCTGGATAATCCCGAGCCCCCGGTGGAATGCCTAGGTCTTGCTGGGTGACGGCCCTGGTTCGAAGCTCATATTGAGGTTTCTCCTTGGAGAGATACAGGCCGAGTTGGGTGAGATCACGCTCCTCCTTGCCGGCGGCCGCGTAGTGCATCTGGAAAACGAATTTGGTTCCTTTGGGCAGAAACTTGGCCGTGCCCTCCGGGAAAGGAACCGGCTCGGCTCCCGGAACAAATCCGGCGAAATAGCCCGCCGTCCCTGCATTTTGACGGGGTTCGATGGACTTCAGCGCTTCTGGATATTTCACGAAAATCAACGCATGATGCAGCACTTTGGAATTCCCCGGCTTGATTGACGTGGCTTTCACCCAAGAATCCTCGGCAAGCGGCGAATCGATGACGAAGTATTGATAGGGAATGACACCGGTCGCGGGTACCACAAATTCCTTCGGCATGGAAACCACCACATCGGGCTTGCCCAGCGGCCATTCGGCAGGAGTCGGTGGCTGGTGAGTGGCCAGCGGATCCTCTCCCTCTCCGCGTGGCGATCCCTGAGCAATCCAACCCAGAAGGGTTTGCGTCTCCTCAACGCTGAGGAACCTCGGGTTAGCAAAGTGTCCGACCTGAGGATCGGCGGGCCATGGGGGCATCCGCTGCTCCAAGAGGACTTCCCGGATCATGGCTGACCAGCCCTTGACCTTCTCGTAGTTGGGCATGGTAAAGGGGCCGATGTTTCCGGGACTGTGACAGCTTACGCAGCTCTTCTGCAGGATGGGAGCCACGTCTTTGGTATAAGTGATCGAGGCTTTTTCGGCCGGGGCGGGATAGGTGATGGCGCAGCCTCGAACTTCAGTTTCCGGATGGGTCACCGGCTTGTCGGCCAGGCATTCGCGGAGGGCGTCGGCCAGCGGCGTCTTCTCGGCTTTCGGTTTTTGCGTCCCATAGCCCAGCCGGTCATCGATTTGTCCGCGATACACGACTTTCCAAGTCTTGGTATCGATCGCGATCGCCTCAGCAGTACGATGGATGTTCAGGTTCTTCGAGACCCATTGGCCCCGGTCGAGAAGAATCGGGAAATCGATGCTGAACTCGGTTGCCTCTTTCTGCACCGCCGCCCGGTCGTCCTGCGGATTTGAGTTGAGGATCCAAAATTCTACCCCCTGGCTGGAGAACTCCTTCTCCAGTTCGTTGAGGGTGCCAATGCTTTGGCGCACGATGGGACAGCCGTTTCCTCCTACAAACAGCACCACCAACCGGGCCTGCTTCTGACGGTAGAGCTCTCGGGATGTGCCGGTGTGGTCGATCAGATGAAAATTGTCGACCTTCCCCGGCGAGGTCAAATCGCGCGCCCCCTGCAGGTTCGTAGCGAGTGATATCCCCAGGCACACTCCGGAGAGCAGGCGGGGATTCAAGGGAAAGAGTGTTCTGATTGTCATCATAGCTCGTAGAAGATTCTTCGTCAGAATCCGCTTAATCTATAGGCGGGATTGAGTGGTTTGGCGAGGGGGAATTAGCCAGGCGAGTTCACCTGATGTTTTCACGGCCGCCATCGGATCCTCACCCGACAGGGCTAGTTTCCTCTCGACGCGGGTAACTGGGACGCCTTTCGGATCGGGTGGTTAAGTTGGCACGAGATTCCAACACCCCCCATTCCGAAGGGTTTCCGCCGCCCCCGGGTCGGGAGCTAGGCTTCTCCTATCTTCCGCTTCAGATTTGAGTGGAAATTACCCAAGGGAAACTCGTCATTCTCAACCAACCCGATCCATTTGGCAGGGTCCGCCTCGTTGTCGATCAATCGTCCCTCTCGCTTCCAACGGGAAGCCACGTTGGGCCGAACATATTTTGTGATCAGGTCATGGGCTTCGATCCAGAACGTCAGCTTCGAGCAGGTGGCGCCTAATCGGTAGAGCGAGGCGATCTCACGCCGGAGTTCTTCGATTGACGACGGTAGTTGTTCCCAGGCAATGCGCAGGGTGTTGTCGCACCATTGCAGGACGTCCTTTTCATGAAGAAATGCGAAGAGAAGCTGTCCGGCCAGGCCGTCGTAATTCTTGATCCGGCTACCGACGATGGGGAATCGGAACAGGCGGTCCAGCAGGATGGCGTAGGGAACGTACTCCGCGAAATGGAATCCCTCCTTGGCCAGGTGGTGCGCTTCGCTGAAGCTGCGAAGATCGACCCGCAGTTCCTCCAGGGCATACATCCAGAAGGGAGCGCGCTGGCGGATCATGAACGGGTCGAAGGGCAACTCCCCCAGACTGTGCGAACGATCATGGATCAGGTCCCAAAGGGCGACCGTATCCTCCAGGGTAGGCAGGGAACTGAGCAGGCATTCGAGATTGGGTGGGGTCGGCAGGCTGACGGCTTCGATCGCGTGCTTCGCATAACGCTGCAGCCGCAGCGCTTCTCGGTCGCAAAAGATTGTGGCGAAGTGGTTTGAGCTCTTGCCGGCGACTGCGATGGTTTCCGGGAAAAGGACGGCGCACTCGCTCTGATATCCTCGGGTGTGATCCACTAGGTGTCCGGGCGCGAATTTCGCGTTGGGATAACGCTCGCGCTCCAGCCGGGCCAGCCAGTCGGGCCAGGGCATTCGCATGATCAACGTCTCAAAGCGTGTCTGCAGCGAGGCATTCGGTGTGTACAGCGGGAAAAGCACGAAATGCTCAATCTGGTCTTGGCGATGCCGTTCGGGATGGAAGGCCGACAGCGATTTCTGGAAGTCGGGTTTGCGGTATCCTTCGGAGCGCCAGCGGTCCAGATCCTCGCGCAATTGTTCGAGGTATTCCTTTTGATGTGGGAAAAACTGGGCCAACTCGGGGAGGTGACCAAGGATCTGCTCGGTGAGCTTGCCGGCTGTTTCGTGGAATGAGGCGGGCACGCTTCCATCGGGCTGTTGCAGCAGACTCAGCCCATTCACGCTTTCGCGCATGGACTTCCAATGACCGGATCTCGCGGCTTCGCTGGGGGGCTTGGGCAAATTATTGCGTTGGAACCGGGGGACGGCCAGCCACTGGAAGCAATTCAGCCAGAGTGCTTGATGATTGGGATCGGTCAGATAGTCATCGCCGAACAGCAGAGAGTCGGTCACCAGGAGCACTCGGCCGTCCTCAGCCTGGCTAGCTCCCAAAAGTCCCGCCCGGGCCGGATGGGCTTGGGCCGACGCCTGGAGAACGATTTCCGCGGAACCCGAGACAGTAATATACCCAGCCTGATAAAAGCAGACGGTGCTCACTCCCGTGGTCAGCGACCGACTCAAAGGAGAGCCGGAGGCCTCGCTCAAAACCCAGGTGGGATTGCGGTTGGCGCAACGAACGCGGTCCAACACCGTGCCATTCCGAATCGTCAGGCCAAAGGGCTCGAGCAGCTCGTTGAGATTATCCCCGTACTTGTCATGTTCATATTCCGTGATCACCAGCAAAGCCCCGCCGCGCCTGACAAAGTCCTGAATATCTCGGATCTCTTCGGGGCTCAGTCGCGGCGAGTTTTGGCTGACGGTTCTCTCCCAGCGCGGGTCGCAGGGATGGACCAGAGCCAGAATGTCGACTCCCTCCAGTCGATCCCTCGTCAGGGCGTGATGGAGATTTCTCTCCACCAGGAAGCCTCGCTCCTTCAGAAGTCCGGCTGCGGCCTGGTAGGAAGAGTATTCCGGGTAGTCCGGGCTGATCTCGATGGCCTTCTCGCGCGAAGTCGACCAGCTCTCATTGTGGGTCTCATCAAAGAGAACCTTCACCCGGCGAAGCTTTGAGTCGCCATTC
Proteins encoded in this region:
- a CDS encoding redoxin family protein, translating into MMTIRTLFPLNPRLLSGVCLGISLATNLQGARDLTSPGKVDNFHLIDHTGTSRELYRQKQARLVVLFVGGNGCPIVRQSIGTLNELEKEFSSQGVEFWILNSNPQDDRAAVQKEATEFSIDFPILLDRGQWVSKNLNIHRTAEAIAIDTKTWKVVYRGQIDDRLGYGTQKPKAEKTPLADALRECLADKPVTHPETEVRGCAITYPAPAEKASITYTKDVAPILQKSCVSCHSPGNIGPFTMPNYEKVKGWSAMIREVLLEQRMPPWPADPQVGHFANPRFLSVEETQTLLGWIAQGSPRGEGEDPLATHQPPTPAEWPLGKPDVVVSMPKEFVVPATGVIPYQYFVIDSPLAEDSWVKATSIKPGNSKVLHHALIFVKYPEALKSIEPRQNAGTAGYFAGFVPGAEPVPFPEGTAKFLPKGTKFVFQMHYAAAGKEERDLTQLGLYLSKEKPQYELRTRAVTQQDLGIPPGARDYPAKASYKFRKPAVLHNLSPHMHVRGASFKYELIYPDGKSETLLSVPRWDFAWQSLYKLKEPISVPAGAQLVCSGTFDNSIGNPANPDPKQWVVFGEQTTDEMFIGYYDIAVPPLDPVSTPKEPKPKAKEPAAVSGAN